The stretch of DNA GACCACAGGTCGACCACAGGAATCGGCCGTGAATTGATTCAGCAATCGGTTTTGAGTTCCGCCACCGACAATATGAATCACAGTCACCGGAACGTCGGTCAGTTCTTCGAGCCAGCCGAGGACCATCCGGTACTTAAACGCCAGACTCTCCAGTGAACATCGTATGAACTGCCCTTCCGTTTCCGGTACTGGTTGTTCCGTTCGGCGACACTCATCTGCAATAGCGGTTGTCATATCCGAGGGATCCAGAAATTCGGGTCGATCAGGATCAACAAGTGATCGGAATGGCGGTGCGTCGGCCGCCAGTTGCGCCAGTTCACCATAGTCGTAATCACGACCACGTTGTGCAAATGCCAGACGACATCGTTGCACCAGCCACAGGCCCATGATGTTCTTAAGCAGTCGCCAGGTTCCGTCGACTCCGCCCTCATTCGTAACATTGCGTTCCAGCGCCTTTGAGCTGAGAATCGCATTCTGCGTCTCGACTCCCATCAGTGACCAGGTGCCACTGCTGATATAGGCCCAGTTGGCATGGCCTGTCTGTGTCGTTGGAATCGCAGCCACCGCGGCGCCCGTGTCGTGTGTGGCAGGAGCGATTACATTGACTTTTCCAAGTCCGGTGGTGTCAGCAACTTCACCGCGAAGTGTTCCGAGATTCGTGCCGGGCAGTACTACTTCAGGAAACATTTCTGTAGGTATCTCAAATCGACGCAACATGTCGATCGCCCAGCTGCGAGATTCCGCGTTCAGCATCTGGCTGGTTGTGGCATTGGTGAATTCAACCACTCGGCTCCCGCTCAGACACCAATGAAAGTAGTCCGGCACCATCAAAAATTTTCGGGCTTGTGCGACGAACTCCGGATCTCGTTCACACATTGCCAGGAGCTGATACAGTGAATTGAGATTCATGAACTGTAGTCCGGTGGCGGCGAAGATTTCAGCCCGGGAAACCCGGCTGAACGCCTTTTCCATCATGCCGTCCGTGCGAGCATCGCGGTAATGCCACGGCTGACCCAACAGCTCATCGTTCCGATTCAGCAAGACGAAGTCCACACCCCACGTATCGACACCAACCGAGACGGCGGTTCCATTCAGTTGAGACGCCGCTTTGCTGAGGCCCTGCTGAATTTCTGACCACAGTCCCGTGAGATTCCACCGCAGTGTCCCGCCGAGATTCACGGGGCCGTTCGGGAATCGATGATGTTCCCGCAGCGAGATGGTCGATCCGTCGAAGCTGCCGGACATGACCCGACCACTTTCAGCACCCAGATCGGCCGCCAGATATACTTTGTCGACCATATTTCGCTCCACCGGTTAATGATCACTGCACAGGCGATTTTAACCGTCCGACAGGGCATCGCCACGCAATTCGGATTCCGAGTCTGT from Fuerstiella sp. encodes:
- a CDS encoding rhamnulokinase codes for the protein MVDKVYLAADLGAESGRVMSGSFDGSTISLREHHRFPNGPVNLGGTLRWNLTGLWSEIQQGLSKAASQLNGTAVSVGVDTWGVDFVLLNRNDELLGQPWHYRDARTDGMMEKAFSRVSRAEIFAATGLQFMNLNSLYQLLAMCERDPEFVAQARKFLMVPDYFHWCLSGSRVVEFTNATTSQMLNAESRSWAIDMLRRFEIPTEMFPEVVLPGTNLGTLRGEVADTTGLGKVNVIAPATHDTGAAVAAIPTTQTGHANWAYISSGTWSLMGVETQNAILSSKALERNVTNEGGVDGTWRLLKNIMGLWLVQRCRLAFAQRGRDYDYGELAQLAADAPPFRSLVDPDRPEFLDPSDMTTAIADECRRTEQPVPETEGQFIRCSLESLAFKYRMVLGWLEELTDVPVTVIHIVGGGTQNRLLNQFTADSCGRPVVTGPVEATALGNVLIQARAAGDLATLADIRAVVQRSEKIEEVTPGNTTVWDDAWDRFQNVCR